A window of Lepidochelys kempii isolate rLepKem1 chromosome 1, rLepKem1.hap2, whole genome shotgun sequence contains these coding sequences:
- the DDX11 gene encoding ATP-dependent DNA helicase DDX11 isoform X7 yields the protein MEMQKNKHGKKSEGEESEGKKRRVSRAVCPFYSYEQMQFLRDEVLVKVKDIEQLVALGKEIKACPYYGSRYAIPAAQLVVLPYQMLLHESTRCASGIKLKDQVVIIDEAHNLIDTITCIYSAEVRGSQLCCAYSQLLQYMERYRKRLKAKNLMYIKQILYLLERFVSILGGNVNQNPNAQSISQAGTELKSINDFLFQSQIDNINLFKVQRYCEKSLISRKLFGFVERYGATSVVKTNKEKQKMAGLQNFLLALHQGPDKEAAIQCSPVEAEDGQPKMASPLMQIEGFLFALTSANQDGRVILNRQGTVGQSSLKFLLLNPAVHFAKVLKECRAAIIAGGTMQPVSDFREQLLSCAISADRVVEFSCGHVIPPDNILPVILCSGPSNQQLEFTYQKRDLPQMMDEMGRILGNLCNVVPGGVVCFFPSYEYEKQVYTHWERTGLLTRLATKKKIFQEPKRANQVEQVLSEYAKCIKRCSQVGGHVTGALLFSVVGGKMSEGINFSDDLGRCVVMVGMPYPNIKSPELQEKMAYLDKTMPRSAGQPPSKMLIENLCMKAVNQSIGRAIRHQKDFASILLVDHRYARPSVFNKLPQWIKERTEIKPAFGPAFAALRKFHQEKKSCHGSEAS from the exons GGAAGAAGAGTGAGGGAGAGGAATCAGAGGGGAAGAAAAGGCGTGTGAGCCGGGCTGTGTGTCCATTTTACTCCTATGAGCAAATGCAGTTTCTCCGGGACGAGGTTCTAGTCAAAGTGAAAGATATTGAGCAGCTCGTGGCCTTGGGCAAGGAGATTAAAGCCTGTCCGTATTATGGGAGTCGCTATGCCATTCCTGCCGCCCAG CTGGTGGTGTTGCCCTATCAGATGCTCCTGCATGAATCTACCAGATGTGCTTCTGGGATCAAACTGAAGGATCAGGTGGTGATTATTGATGAGGCCCACAATCTGATAGACACTATAACCTGCATCTACAGTGCTGAAGTCCGTGGCTCTCAG CTGTGCTGTGCctactcccagctgctgcagtacATGGAACGATACAG GAAACGTCTGAAGGCAAAAAACCTGATGTACATTAAACAGATTCTGTATTTGCTGGAGAGGTTTGTGTCCATACTAGGAG GAAACGTGAATCAAAATCCAAATGCTCAGAGCATTTCTCAAGCAG GGACAGAACTAAAATCTATCAATGACTTCCTGTTTCAGAGTCAGATTGACAATATCAACCTCTTCAAG GTTCAGCGTTACTGTGAGAAAAGTCTGATCAGCAGGAAG CTTTTTGGGTTTGTGGAGAGATATGGAGCCACCAGTGTTGTAAAAACTAACAAGGAAAAGCAGAAGATGGCTGGACTGCAGAACTTCCTTCTCGCCCTGCATCAGGGCCCTGACAAAGAAG CTGCTATTCAGTGCTCTCCTGTGGAGGCTGAGGATGGCCAGCCCAAGATGGCCTCTCCTCTGATGCAGATTGAAGGATTTCTCTTTGCTCTCACCAGTGCAAACCAAGATGGGAGAGTCATCCTCAACCGGCAAG GCACTGTAGGTCAGAGCAGCCTCAAATTCCTCTTGCTGAATCCAGCTGTCCATTTTGCCAAGGTGCTGAAGGAATGTCGTGCTGCTATCATCGCAGGGGGCACCATGCAGCCG GTGTCTGATTTCCGAGAGCAGTTGCTGTCGTGTGCCATCAGTGCTGACAGGGTGGTGGAGTTCTCCTGTG GTCATGTGATTCCTCCAGACAACATTTTACCCGTAATCCTCTGCAGTGGTCCATCTAACCAGCAGCTAGAGTTCACCTATCAGAAGAGAGACCTGCCTCAGATG ATGGATGAGATGGGCCGAATCCTTGGTAACCTGTGCAATGTGGTCCCTGGGGGCGTAGTGTGCTTCTTTCCTTCCTATGAGTACGAAAAGCAGGTGTACACGCACTGGGAGAGGACGGGGCTGCTCACCCGCTTGGCAACTAAGAAGAAG ATATTTCAGGAGCCCAAGAGAGCAAACCAGGTGGAGCAGGTGCTGTCAGAGTATGCTAAGTGCATAAAG CGCTGCAGCCAGGTGGGAGGCCATGTGACGGGGGCCCTGCTCTTTTCTGTGGTTGGAGGGAAAATGAGTGAAGGAATCAATTTCTCTGATGACCTGGGAAG GTGTGTCGTTATGGTGGGCATGCCTTACCCCAACATCAAGTCCCCAGAACTCCAGGAGAAAATGGCCTATCTTGACAAAACAATG CCAAGGAGTGCGGGCCAGCCACCTAGCAAAATGCTGATTGAAAATCTATGCATGAAGGCAGTAAACCAGTCAATAG GACGAGCGATTCGCCATCAGAAGGACTTTGCTAGCATCTTACTCGTAGATCACAGATATGCACGCCCCTCAGTCTTCAACAAATTACCCCAGTGGATCAAGGAAAGAACAGAGATCAAACCTGCCTTTGGACCAGCATTTGCAGCATTAAGGAAG TTTCACCAAGAGAAGAAGTCATGTCATGGGTCAGAAGCTTcctga
- the WASHC1 gene encoding WASH complex subunit 1 isoform X3, which yields MQLQAIGERVSLAQAKIEKIKGSKKAIKVFSSAKYPAPERLQEYSSIFAGAEDPATQKRPRHKIQSKHRPLDEKSMQEKLKYFPVCVSTKVHQEDDAEEGLGSLPRDISSLSSLLLFNTTENLYKKYVFLDPLAGAVTKTHVTLGTETEEKLFDAPLSITKRGQLDRQVAENYFYVPDLGQVPEIDVPSYLPDLPGIAADLMYSADLGPGIAPSAPSSAIPELPTFNTESVENFRPGLQDGVLVPPPPPPPPPPPVMPTSAPPPPPLPQPASLSKQPASEESSSAMSAAPVQGAPKEVVNPSTGRATLLESIRQAGGIGKANLRSVKERKLEKKKQKEQEQVITTAQGGDLMSDLFNKLLLRRKGISGKGPAAAGSADAPSAPGGAFARMSDTIPPLPPPQQPLGEEEEDDWES from the exons ATGCAGCTGCAGGCAATTGGAGAGAGAGTCTCACTGGCTCAGGCTAAGATTGAGAAGATAAAGGGCAGCAAGAAGGCTATTAAG GTGTTTTCCAGTGCCAAATACCCTGCCCCGGAGCGGCTGCAGGAGTACAGCTCCATTTTCGCTGGTGCAGAGGATCCAGCCACACAGAAACGGCCGAGGCACAAGATTCAGAGCAAACACAGACCGCTGGATGAGAAATCCATGCAG GAGAAGCTCAAGTACTTCCCAGTGTGTGTGAGTACAAAAGTTCACCAGGAGGATGATGCGGAAGAAGGTCTTGGCAGCCTCCCCAGGGACATCAGCTCCCTTAGCTCCCTGCTGCTGTTCAACACCACCGAGAACCT GTACAAGAAGTATGTCTTCCTGGATCCTCTGGCAGGAGCGGTGACCAAGACCCATGTGACTCTGGGAACAGAGACTGAGGAGAAGCTCTTTGATGCACCCCTCTCTATCACCAAAAGGGGACAGCTGGATCGGCAG GTAGCTGAAAATTACTTCTACGTACCAGATCTGGGCCAGGTGCCTGAGATAGATGTGCCATCCTACCTGCCAGACCTGCCGGGCATTGCTGCTGATCTCATGTACAGCGCAGACCTGGGGCCTGGCATTGCACCCTCGGCACCCAGCAGCGCTATCCCAGAGCTACCCACCTTCAACACTGAGTCCGTGGAGAACTTCAGGCCAG GTCTTCAGGATGGTGTGCtagtgcccccacccccacctccccctcctcccccccctgtGATGCCAACtagtgctcccccaccccctcctctgccccagcctgcctCCCTTTCCAAACAGCCAGCCAGCGAGGAGAGCAGCAGTGCAATGTCTGCAG CTCCAGTCCAAGGGGCTCCAAAGGAAGTTGTGAACCCTTCAACTGGCCGGGCCACTCTCCTGGAGTCCATCCGCCAGGCTGGCGGCATTGGGAAGGCCAACCTCCGAAGCGTTAAGGAGAGaaagctggagaagaagaagCAGAAGGAGCAAGAACAAG TGATAACCACAGCACAGGGTGGAGACTTGATGTCCGACCTCTTCAACAAGCTGCTCCTGAGGCGTAAAG GCATTTCAGGCAAGGGGCCTGCAGCTGCAGGAAGTGCTGATGCTCCCAGTGCACCTGGTGGTGCCTTTGCCCGCATGTCGGACAcaatcccacccctgccacccccacaacaacccctgggggaagaggaggaagatgactGGGAATCATAA